A window of the Brassica napus cultivar Da-Ae chromosome C5, Da-Ae, whole genome shotgun sequence genome harbors these coding sequences:
- the LOC125587620 gene encoding putative F-box/LRR-repeat protein At3g18150 → MLTEEAEDLISNLPVVIRQRILCFVPIELAIKTSLLSKRWRHVWCDIPSLSLKANTLTADSINKTLALYTAPKMKSFHLLISPIKKNIPYIDTWIKFAMSRNVENLSLDVRRPYYEEYKLPDFFYNSSSFKQLNIKFTQKMVMECRYGSSWVSLQKLLLSFCSLSDESMAKILSGCPILEYLRLYHCSRLKVLDLSKSLRLRTLEVNRNLKTRGPRQIVAPHIHCLRLLDSMRSCTLVDVASLTEAKLDICYVPTNKPFFEFTQPGFLQLQVKVLEMLEKLQNAEKLTFGSNFIQVHFFFFFFF, encoded by the coding sequence ATGTTGACCGAAGAAGCTGAAGACTTGATCAGCAATCTACCAGTTGTGATCCGCCAACGCATACTCTGCTTTGTTCCTATTGAATTAGCCATCAAAACATCCCTCTTGTCAAAACGATGGAGACACGTATGGTGCGACATACCTTCTCTCTCCCTAAAGGCCAACACCCTGACGGCAGATTCGATAAACAAAACCCTAGCTCTCTACACAGCTCCCAAGATGAAGAGCTTTCACCTCCTAATATCACCAATCAAAAAGAACATACCATACATCGACACGTGGATCAAGTTCGCCATGTCACGCAACGTTGAGAATCTATCCCTTGATGTTCGTAGACCGTATTATGAAGAGTATAAGCTTCCTGATTTCTTCTACAACAGTTCCTCTTTCAAACAGCTCAACATTAAGTTCACTCAAAAGATGGTTATGGAGTGTCGATATGGGTCTTCTTGGGTATCGTTGCAGAAGTTATTATTGAGTTTTTGTAGTCTCTCTGATGAATCCATGGCTAAGATTCTATCCGGCTGTCCGATTCTCGAATACTTAAGATTGTACCACTGCAGTAGACTAAAGGTTCTTGATCTCAGCAAATCCCTACGTCTGAGAACGTTGGAAGTAAACCGTAACTTGAAGACACGGGGGCCAAGGCAGATTGTGGCACCACACATCCACTGTCTCAGATTGTTAGACTCTATGAGGTCATGTACTTTGGTTGATGTCGCTTCTCTAACCGAAGCTAAGTTGGATATTTGCTATGTCCCAACTAATAAGCCTTTCTTCGAGTTTACCCAACCTGGTTTTCTCCAACTCCAAGTCAAGGTGCTAGAGATGCTAGAGAAGTTACAAAACGCAGAGAAGCTTACGTTTGGGAGCAACTTTATTCAggtacacttttttttttttttttttttttaa
- the LOC125587296 gene encoding putative F-box/LRR-repeat protein At3g18150, whose product MPKAEIRGVYFPMLKVKSLTLDTVISQYVIPGIQRQLQNSPDLEKLVVGGRTSSKAIPEHHLDQYLKSQSLKLDQCWRSSKDGFKWNTSCWYVQPKHVTAFVELVLEKTEKSDKMVLLLDKRYLKSYIEDLTATLAHNNNVIIGPLPPTSQW is encoded by the exons ATGCCTAAAG CTGAGATTCGTGGTGTTTATTTCCCGATGCTCAAGGTCAAATCATTGACTCTGGATACAGTGATCTCTCAGTATGTTATTCCTGGCATACAAAGGCAGTTACAAAACTCTCCTGATTTAGAGAAGCTAGTAGTAGGTGGAAGGACTTCCAGCAAGGCCATACCG GAGCATCATCTTGACCAATACTTGAAATCACAATCCTTGAAACTGGATCAATGCTGGAGATCGTCTAAAGATGGTTTCAAATGGAATACGTCTTGTTGGTATGTACAACCAAAGCATGTCACTGCATTTGTGGAACTTGTTCTTGAAAAAACAGAGAAGTCAGACAAGATGGTCCTATTGTTGGATAAACGTTACCTTAAGTCTTATATTGAAGACCTGACTGCAACACTTGCTCACAACAACAATGTCATCATTGGGCCTCTTCCACCAACATCACAATGGTGA
- the LOC111213061 gene encoding uncharacterized protein LOC111213061, with translation MARHLEDVISMATTTTQFHVSYLLHIVFLALFSCCVLSALLLSCADGASDNKATSGNTPSAGGCGGAGCGGGCGD, from the coding sequence ATGGCGAGACATTTAGAAGATGTGATTAGCATGGCGACAACAACAACACAGTTCCATGTTAGTTACCTTCTTCATATTGTGTTTTTGGCTCTGTTCAGCTGTTGTGTCCTCTCGGCTCTGTTACTCTCATGTGCTGACGGAGCATCCGACAACAAAGCCACTTCCGGCAATACCCCTTCTGCCGGTGGTTGTGGTGGTGCCGGTTGCGGCGGTGGTTGTGGAGATTGA
- the LOC111213060 gene encoding uncharacterized protein LOC111213060, which translates to MRGALFRNASLCARRLLLSPRINTHQPSSSSNARFVAPIATPFFPRLFSSESDSSGENPPPPPPESSSPIESTNKKDLAVEDVGNKELKARIEKYFNEGNEDALPGIIEALLQRRLVDKHSDTDDEVMDSLQNQPFKDDVKDEDFESDFEEAHSTDDELEDLYNSPEYVKKKMQSNEFFNMDERKWDVIVRDGIRHGILKDTKECEEILEDMLHWDKLLPDDLKKKVEAKFNELGDMCERGEIEPEAAYELFKEFEDEMVIQYGDQMEAAGPPKFDETDPSYSNTNLDDPPGKGPILRWQSRIVFAPGGDAWHPKNRKVKLSVTVKELGLSKHQARRLRELVGKRYDSGKDELTITSERFEHREENRKDCLRTLYGLIEEAAKANKIAEDIRTAYVKQRLQANPAFMQKLQAKIMRSKESNPINA; encoded by the exons ATGAGAGGAGCTCTCTTCAGAAACGCATCTCTCTGCGCTCGCAGACTTCTCCTTTCTCCTCGAATCAACACTCATcaaccctcctcctcctccaatgCTCGTTTCGTCGCTCCGATCGCCACTCCGTTTTTCCCCAGATTATTCTCCTCCGAATCCGATTCCTCCGGCGAGaaccctcctcctcctcctccggagTCTTCTTCTCCAATTGAATCCACCAACAAGAAAGATCTCGCTGTAGAAGACGTAGGAAACAAAG AGCTTAAGGCCCGTATAGAGAAGTACTTCAACGAAGGAAACGAAGACGCTTTACCCGGAATCATCGAAGCTCTTCTCCAGAGAAGGCTTGTTGACAAGCACTCGGACACGGATGACGAAGTGATGGACTCGCTCCAGAACCAGCCTTTCAAAGACGATGTGAAAGACGAAGACTTTGAATCTGATTTCGAGGAAGCTCACTCTACTGACGACGAGCTCGAGGATCTGTATAATTCCCCTGAGtatgtgaagaagaagatgcagaGCAATGAGTTCTTTAATATGGATGAGAGGAAGTGGGATGTCATTGTTAGAGATGGGATTAGGCATGGGATTTTGAAGGATACTAAGGAGTGTGAAGAGATTCTTGAGGATATGCTTCACTGGGACAAGCTTCTTCCTG ATGACTTGAAGAAGAAAGTTGAAGCGAAGTTTAATGAGCTCGGAGACATGTGTGAAAGGGGTGAAATAGAGCCTGAAGCAGCTTATGAGCTGTTTAAGGAATTCGAAGATGAGATGGTGATTCAATATGGGGATCAAATGGAAGCTGCGGGACCTCCCAAGTTTGATGAAACGGATCCTTCCTATAGCAACACCAACTTGGATGACCCTCCCGGTAAAGGTCCAATCCTTAGGTGGCAGTCAAGGATTGTTTTTGCTCCTGGAGGCGATGCTTGGCATCCAAAGAACAGGAAAGTTAAACTGTCTGTTACAGTGAAAGAGCTCGGACTCTCTAAGCATCAGGCTCGTAGGCTAAGGGAGCTCGTGGGAAAAAGATATGATTCAGGGAAAGACGAGCTTACAATCACAAGCGAGAG GTTTGAACACCGAGAGGAAAACAGGAAAGACTGCTTGAGGACGCTATACGGGTTGATAGAGGAAGCTGCGAAGGCTAACAAGATCGCTGAGGACATAAGAACTGCTTATGTGAAACAGAGGCTCCAAGCTAATCCAGCTTTTATGCAGAAACTACAAGCCAAGATCATGAGGTCTAAAGAATCAAATCCCATCAACGCATAA